The proteins below come from a single Gimesia alba genomic window:
- a CDS encoding CAP domain-containing protein, which translates to MMTIKPSWRVVLASLFCLMLIQPASSEEAPKEAAKPKAGEHDWLIKHPTILKLLKLHNQERARNGLPALTLNTKMCLKAQEHAKWMAQTGYYQHSNLPWPEIIFQGPTSAAAAVNGWIASPAHHSIMLTGTQAGFGYMVLNGQYYWVGVFQ; encoded by the coding sequence ATGATGACAATAAAACCATCATGGAGAGTCGTTTTAGCAAGTCTGTTTTGTCTGATGCTCATTCAGCCTGCTTCTTCAGAAGAAGCCCCTAAAGAAGCAGCAAAACCAAAAGCGGGTGAGCATGATTGGCTGATCAAGCACCCTACTATTCTGAAATTGTTGAAGCTGCACAATCAAGAACGAGCCAGAAACGGATTACCAGCGCTGACATTGAACACCAAGATGTGTTTGAAAGCGCAAGAGCACGCAAAATGGATGGCACAAACCGGCTACTACCAGCACAGCAACCTGCCTTGGCCTGAGATCATCTTCCAAGGCCCCACATCGGCAGCTGCTGCCGTCAATGGCTGGATAGCTTCTCCCGCCCACCATTCGATTATGCTCACAGGAACACAGGCTGGCTTTGGCTACATGGTCCTGAATGGTCAATACTACTGGGTCGGTGTCTTTCAATAA
- a CDS encoding ABC transporter permease, with amino-acid sequence MFSYLVRRLFIGLITLILITFIIFGLIRNMPGSPISTQMAMVDPGKELNPADIERMRKAYGLNKPWPQAYALWVGNVFRLDFGRSISRKQPVSRLIHERMGPTLILSISSLFLTYLLAIPIGLYSSARQGKLDERTVGTILYMLYSFPSFVAALFLQIYLANKLGWLPLYGMKSDGYSSMTGAQQTWDIFKHALMPVICYTYGSLAYYSRFIRANMHEVLRQDYIRTARAKGLGPINVLVKHAFRNTFIPLVTLIGLTLPSLLGGSVIIERIFSWPGMGQLYFESILERDYPTIMGLTLMFSILTLAGQLLADIFYAMADPRVKIADH; translated from the coding sequence ATGTTCAGCTATCTTGTGCGTAGGCTCTTCATCGGCCTGATTACTCTTATTCTGATTACGTTCATTATTTTTGGACTGATCCGTAACATGCCTGGGTCGCCTATTTCGACCCAGATGGCCATGGTGGATCCGGGAAAAGAATTAAATCCGGCTGATATAGAACGCATGAGGAAAGCTTACGGACTTAATAAGCCATGGCCGCAGGCATATGCCCTCTGGGTTGGAAATGTTTTTCGACTCGATTTCGGTCGGTCTATCTCACGAAAACAGCCCGTCTCCCGTCTCATTCATGAGCGCATGGGCCCGACTCTGATTTTATCGATAAGTTCTCTGTTTCTGACCTATCTCCTGGCAATTCCGATCGGCTTATATTCGTCAGCAAGGCAAGGGAAACTGGATGAACGGACGGTCGGAACGATTCTCTACATGCTGTATTCATTTCCGAGTTTCGTGGCGGCTCTGTTCCTGCAGATCTATTTAGCGAACAAATTGGGATGGCTGCCCTTATATGGAATGAAAAGCGATGGTTATTCATCCATGACCGGCGCGCAGCAAACCTGGGATATATTCAAACATGCGCTGATGCCGGTGATCTGTTACACCTATGGCAGTCTGGCTTATTATAGTCGCTTCATTCGCGCGAATATGCATGAAGTTCTGAGACAAGACTATATCCGCACAGCACGCGCAAAAGGTCTGGGGCCGATTAACGTGTTAGTCAAACATGCATTTCGCAATACGTTCATTCCACTGGTCACGTTAATTGGTTTGACTCTGCCATCTCTGTTGGGCGGTTCTGTGATCATCGAACGAATTTTCAGCTGGCCGGGAATGGGGCAGCTTTATTTCGAGTCAATTCTGGAACGAGACTATCCCACGATCATGGGCTTGACGCTGATGTTTTCCATTTTGACGTTAGCAGGCCAGTTGCTAGCGGATATCTTCTATGCGATGGCAGACCCGCGCGTGAAGATTGCAGACCATTAA
- a CDS encoding peptide-binding protein produces MNLVPRLNLLLLIILLTFSLTGCPGPSPSTDMTEESSENSNTASKEDAPPEPLLEPFDAPSLVDLDAEVEWEEQPVLDSLELLRERQSKEKPLVSVEEALKLKNTNQEINEKILSALGRLPENAEEVDWNATINRHVGADLKSTNPIMGSSAVEFEVSSLTGFGLFSFDWNFRPFAVSDTVVSWQTSKDMLYDKVVLRDDLTWSDGTPITAHDIVFTFKTIMNPRVPVPAVRSGTDQLKWIQAYDDQTLVFFHKEALPTNVWNLNFPIIPKHIYEKELETDPTLQDSQYHVKYENEPVTGGPYEIEKRVRGQEIILKRRESWYMQDGKEVRTRPYFERVRLRIIQDPNTALLALKKGEIDEMALNPELWKTQTENEDFYKTCTKANGLEWVYFYFGWNCETLFFKDKKVRQAMTYAFNHKEMLNELCYGLYQPCTGIYHETAWMAPKPMTKPFQQNLNKAEDLLDEAGWIDHDGDGIRDKEFDGKMIPFRFTIMTANRPLSLSICTLLKENLDQIGIICEVKPTEFTVMQDKARNHQFQAMFGGWGTGTDPDTSINLWKTDAPRNYGQYSNPEIDKLFEEGRREFDKDKRAKIYGKIHEILYEDQPYTWLYFRNSFYGFNKDLRGYVFSPRGPYGYGPGFGSLWKPVSK; encoded by the coding sequence ATGAATTTAGTTCCCCGCCTGAATCTATTGCTTTTGATCATTTTGCTCACGTTCTCTCTCACAGGATGTCCTGGACCATCACCTTCAACCGATATGACCGAAGAGTCATCAGAAAATTCAAACACGGCATCAAAAGAAGATGCTCCTCCAGAACCTCTCTTAGAGCCATTTGATGCTCCCAGCTTAGTCGACCTGGATGCTGAGGTTGAATGGGAAGAACAGCCTGTCCTGGATAGTTTGGAGCTACTACGGGAACGTCAGAGCAAAGAAAAGCCATTGGTTAGTGTGGAGGAAGCGTTAAAGCTGAAAAATACCAATCAGGAGATCAACGAAAAGATTCTAAGTGCTCTCGGCCGACTTCCTGAAAATGCTGAAGAAGTCGATTGGAATGCGACCATTAATCGGCATGTGGGTGCTGACTTGAAGAGCACCAACCCAATCATGGGTAGTTCTGCTGTCGAGTTTGAGGTGTCCTCTCTCACCGGATTCGGCCTCTTCAGTTTCGATTGGAACTTTAGACCTTTTGCAGTTTCCGACACCGTGGTCTCCTGGCAGACCAGTAAAGACATGTTATACGACAAAGTCGTTCTCCGAGATGATTTGACCTGGTCAGATGGCACTCCCATCACTGCACACGACATTGTGTTTACTTTCAAGACGATCATGAACCCCAGAGTTCCTGTTCCTGCAGTTCGCTCTGGTACCGACCAACTCAAATGGATTCAGGCCTATGATGATCAGACTCTGGTCTTTTTCCATAAAGAAGCGCTCCCGACAAACGTCTGGAACCTGAACTTTCCCATTATCCCCAAGCACATTTATGAGAAAGAACTGGAAACGGATCCAACTCTGCAAGATAGCCAATACCACGTAAAATATGAAAATGAACCTGTTACCGGCGGGCCTTATGAAATTGAAAAACGAGTCCGTGGGCAGGAAATCATTTTAAAGCGTCGAGAAAGCTGGTACATGCAGGATGGAAAAGAAGTTCGTACTCGGCCCTATTTTGAGCGTGTCCGACTCAGAATTATTCAGGACCCCAATACTGCATTGCTCGCATTAAAAAAGGGGGAAATCGATGAAATGGCGCTCAACCCTGAACTCTGGAAAACCCAAACCGAAAACGAAGACTTTTATAAAACCTGCACAAAGGCGAATGGCCTGGAATGGGTTTACTTTTATTTTGGCTGGAACTGTGAAACCTTATTCTTTAAAGATAAAAAAGTGCGTCAGGCAATGACTTATGCATTTAATCATAAAGAAATGCTGAATGAACTCTGCTATGGATTGTACCAGCCATGTACCGGCATTTATCACGAAACGGCCTGGATGGCTCCCAAACCAATGACCAAACCGTTTCAACAGAATTTAAACAAGGCAGAAGATCTGCTGGACGAAGCAGGCTGGATCGATCATGACGGAGATGGCATTCGAGACAAGGAATTCGATGGGAAAATGATTCCATTCCGGTTTACGATCATGACTGCAAACAGGCCTTTATCCCTTTCTATCTGTACGTTACTCAAAGAAAACCTGGACCAGATTGGGATTATCTGTGAAGTCAAACCAACCGAGTTTACGGTGATGCAGGATAAGGCACGTAATCATCAGTTTCAGGCAATGTTTGGTGGATGGGGGACAGGAACGGACCCTGATACCTCAATCAATTTATGGAAAACAGACGCTCCTCGAAATTATGGTCAATATTCCAATCCAGAAATTGACAAACTGTTTGAAGAAGGGCGACGTGAATTCGATAAAGACAAACGGGCAAAAATTTATGGCAAAATCCATGAGATTCTGTATGAAGATCAGCCCTATACCTGGCTTTATTTCCGTAATTCATTCTATGGATTTAACAAGGATTTGAGAGGTTATGTCTTCAGTCCTCGTGGCCCTTATGGCTATGGACCAGGATTTGGAAGTCTCTGGAAGCCTGTCAGTAAATAG
- a CDS encoding ABC transporter permease, with protein sequence MAKSPSFWAETWQRFKGRKMAMLALIYIGFLGIVAVFAPAIAGTKPIICKYKGHIYFPAMGYFRREWENPIFYKDRFRNRFPENLKKKDPHSWAIWPLVYQDPYRRVYDNEWKGLPGNPTQDNGAPSLRNWFGTDQRGVDVFAQMVHGTTIALLVGFVSMGIAGVIGIIVGALAGFYGKWIDMALSRLIEVVMCIPTLILILAIIAIIDSPTIWHMMAIIGCTGWTGIARLARAEFMKLRESDFVLAAKTTGVGQFRIIFRYILPNSLAPVLVPITFGIAAAILIESGLSFLGFGAPPPNPSWGTLLNLGRQNLQMWWLIVFPGMAIFLAVLAYNLIGEGLQEASDPRLRDA encoded by the coding sequence GTGGCAAAGTCCCCCAGTTTCTGGGCTGAAACCTGGCAACGTTTTAAGGGCCGCAAAATGGCAATGCTGGCTCTGATCTATATTGGGTTCCTGGGAATTGTCGCGGTCTTTGCTCCTGCGATTGCCGGTACGAAACCCATTATATGCAAATACAAAGGACACATCTATTTTCCAGCCATGGGCTATTTTCGACGCGAATGGGAAAACCCGATCTTCTATAAAGATCGATTTCGAAATCGCTTTCCTGAAAATCTCAAGAAGAAAGACCCTCACAGCTGGGCGATCTGGCCTTTAGTCTATCAAGACCCCTATCGCCGTGTTTATGACAATGAATGGAAGGGACTGCCAGGCAATCCCACTCAGGATAACGGCGCTCCCAGTCTGCGAAACTGGTTTGGGACCGACCAACGTGGCGTCGACGTATTTGCGCAAATGGTGCATGGAACCACGATCGCCTTACTCGTCGGTTTTGTCTCGATGGGGATTGCGGGTGTCATTGGGATCATTGTCGGTGCATTAGCTGGATTTTATGGCAAATGGATTGATATGGCACTCAGTCGTCTGATTGAAGTCGTAATGTGTATTCCCACTTTGATTTTAATTCTCGCCATCATCGCCATTATTGATTCCCCCACCATTTGGCACATGATGGCGATTATCGGCTGTACTGGCTGGACGGGGATTGCCCGTCTGGCCCGCGCCGAATTCATGAAGCTTCGAGAAAGTGATTTTGTTCTAGCTGCCAAAACAACAGGCGTAGGTCAGTTCCGAATTATTTTCCGCTATATACTGCCAAACTCACTAGCACCCGTATTGGTTCCCATTACATTTGGAATTGCTGCCGCTATTTTGATTGAAAGCGGTCTGAGTTTCCTGGGGTTTGGTGCCCCCCCTCCCAATCCTAGTTGGGGGACTTTACTCAACCTGGGGCGACAAAACTTACAGATGTGGTGGTTGATCGTCTTTCCGGGAATGGCAATCTTCCTGGCAGTGCTGGCCTATAATCTGATTGGTGAAGGACTTCAGGAAGCCTCTGATCCTCGCTTACGTGATGCTTGA
- a CDS encoding DUF58 domain-containing protein → MKHRLNEFWQRRAEWRPGLIIMFVAAFVFTYTFQAPLTLGRLHHNLPLILRIVAAGIFLWGFHQVLISFFPKLKRFQLKRIGRNRVSLPRDGVVYLLIMMVLFVGSVLSRENMLMLVFAMMTGPFVLNGWITYSMLKNIKLKRITPQRVMVGETFTAEIILENNKRLIAAYLMEVNDSFSNRDDQLEASVVFRRVGPRQNLSAHYYAKLKHRGIYQFGPLQVSTRYPLGLVKRGAIFSEYSEIIVHPQIGRLSSHWADDFFSIAEMAQQNQSRRGVFDDEFNHIREYRSGDSQRAIHWRSSARQGELMVQEYHQNRNYDLIIGLDLWLPSFANQEQAERVEWAISFVGTLCREHLRYSRDTKLTLVSQGKSLELLEVGIGSMGLEYLLDFLATLEPGKSQTDGEFAKLISQMSSPRSRTVLLTTRNETGSKKHNRLQTIFEEQGVEVHGQWRMIEADPEVLSRWLVLETD, encoded by the coding sequence ATGAAGCATCGACTCAATGAATTCTGGCAAAGGCGAGCGGAATGGCGTCCGGGGCTGATTATCATGTTCGTCGCCGCCTTTGTGTTTACTTATACGTTTCAAGCACCACTCACACTCGGCCGTTTGCACCATAACTTGCCTCTGATACTCAGGATTGTTGCGGCAGGCATCTTTCTTTGGGGATTCCATCAAGTTCTGATTTCGTTTTTTCCGAAATTAAAGCGATTTCAGCTAAAACGGATTGGGCGAAATCGTGTCTCCCTCCCCCGAGATGGCGTCGTCTATTTATTAATCATGATGGTGCTCTTTGTCGGATCTGTGCTCTCTCGCGAAAACATGTTAATGCTGGTATTTGCGATGATGACGGGGCCATTTGTTCTCAATGGCTGGATCACATACAGCATGTTAAAGAACATTAAGTTAAAAAGAATCACTCCCCAAAGAGTAATGGTCGGTGAAACCTTTACCGCTGAAATCATTTTAGAAAATAATAAAAGACTCATCGCGGCTTATCTGATGGAAGTGAATGACAGCTTCTCCAATCGCGATGATCAACTGGAAGCATCAGTTGTCTTCAGACGCGTTGGGCCACGTCAGAACTTGTCGGCTCACTATTATGCGAAATTGAAGCATAGAGGGATTTATCAATTCGGACCTTTACAGGTTTCAACCCGTTATCCTCTGGGGCTGGTGAAACGTGGCGCCATTTTTTCTGAATACAGTGAAATCATCGTCCATCCTCAAATTGGCAGATTAAGTTCGCATTGGGCTGACGATTTTTTCTCGATCGCAGAAATGGCTCAGCAGAATCAAAGTCGACGTGGTGTGTTTGATGACGAGTTTAACCACATCCGTGAGTACCGATCTGGTGACAGTCAACGCGCCATTCACTGGCGAAGTTCTGCCCGTCAGGGAGAATTGATGGTTCAGGAATACCATCAAAATCGAAACTACGATTTAATTATCGGACTGGACTTGTGGTTGCCCTCTTTTGCGAACCAGGAACAGGCAGAACGTGTGGAATGGGCGATCAGTTTTGTAGGAACACTTTGCAGAGAGCATTTACGATACAGCCGAGATACAAAACTGACTCTGGTTTCTCAAGGCAAGTCTCTGGAGCTGTTGGAAGTCGGCATTGGTTCGATGGGGCTGGAATATTTATTGGATTTTCTGGCAACACTCGAACCAGGTAAGTCACAGACCGATGGCGAATTTGCAAAATTGATTTCACAAATGAGTTCCCCGCGTTCCAGAACGGTTCTACTCACAACAAGAAACGAAACTGGATCAAAAAAACACAACCGCCTGCAAACGATATTTGAAGAACAGGGAGTCGAAGTCCATGGACAATGGAGAATGATTGAAGCAGATCCTGAAGTCCTCTCTCGTTGGCTCGTTCTGGAAACAGACTGA
- a CDS encoding transglutaminase TgpA family protein gives MNLTLTFQVSIYLLVTLSSIMFMMAEGGIFPQLLTIPLGLLTLFFTDRWEKFSLSPLWANIFGLLAILIVCAEFFSNIEGRLLAGAHFLVYLTWIILLQKKSDTQYWWLCALGFLQIAVGAVLTESGYYGTLLVIYLFLAIWTLSVFSLYRTRNAFFQQDATVGLPTLSVEQTTVSPFQQPSQVQGGVQSDQSRRWLTAEFFWATIGCSISALLISMCFFLLIPRLWANRSFFNNETLEGGNKPLVGFTEKVQLGEMGEILESSERVLELAIYDNETNEPVTITEFVERYGLDEPLFRGTVLSEYQNGSWSKARRQRLRASEYRPTRSDELDIKELYRQEIILEPIGTRVLFMMQPLVAMDMLSDSKDYLNPETDEVRQKQFPGKEGNTKYNIFTAKNPDENSELAKLYREGLYLRLPSRDLKRLIQYSKDLIAAHPELKTDTEKARFIESHLRDSGEFSYTLNMSIEDPTIDPVEDFLFNRKSGHCEYYASALALMLRAIGVPTRVITGFKGGEPKYLSNQFEVQQRHAHSWIEAYLDDRWETMDATPALQRAELVAKNAASLGSWRGASKMLTQFWNDYVIGVSYQRQKRAFYDPIIRAGKKLGKQLLDIRATIAAAMKTVKSFLSSPRRWFSWEGGAAVFILAGLFFGLKWLLKISIKLFRFLFNKETDQSGALRSANIAFYAKFQALLEKKGLVRGCSETQKEFSDHVKTDLRTELTDAQITDYPDQFTELYYQVRYGDHTLEPRVTDEIQQKLTTLESVLLKDEQTQN, from the coding sequence GTGAATTTAACTCTCACATTTCAAGTTAGTATCTATCTGCTTGTCACTTTATCCAGCATCATGTTTATGATGGCCGAAGGGGGCATCTTCCCACAATTGTTGACAATTCCCCTGGGGTTGCTGACGCTGTTCTTTACAGATCGCTGGGAGAAATTCAGTCTCAGTCCTCTCTGGGCGAACATTTTTGGTCTGCTGGCGATTCTGATTGTCTGTGCAGAATTTTTCTCGAATATCGAAGGACGTTTGCTTGCCGGTGCCCATTTTTTAGTTTATCTCACCTGGATCATTCTTTTACAGAAGAAAAGCGATACCCAATATTGGTGGCTCTGTGCATTGGGATTTCTGCAGATCGCCGTCGGGGCGGTCCTCACTGAATCGGGTTATTATGGTACTTTGCTTGTCATCTATCTGTTTTTAGCCATTTGGACGCTTTCCGTATTCTCGCTTTACAGAACACGAAACGCTTTTTTTCAGCAAGATGCGACGGTCGGCCTTCCCACTCTGAGCGTAGAGCAGACTACAGTTTCGCCATTTCAGCAACCCAGTCAGGTTCAAGGGGGAGTGCAATCAGACCAAAGCCGACGCTGGCTTACCGCGGAATTTTTCTGGGCGACGATCGGCTGCTCGATTTCAGCTCTATTAATTTCAATGTGTTTCTTCTTGCTGATTCCCCGTTTATGGGCAAATCGGTCTTTTTTCAATAATGAAACGCTTGAAGGGGGCAATAAACCACTGGTGGGTTTCACTGAAAAAGTACAACTCGGCGAAATGGGAGAGATTCTCGAGAGTTCTGAGCGTGTGCTGGAATTGGCGATCTATGATAATGAAACAAACGAGCCTGTTACAATCACAGAATTTGTTGAAAGGTATGGCTTAGACGAACCTCTCTTCCGCGGTACGGTGCTCTCAGAGTATCAAAATGGAAGTTGGAGTAAAGCGCGAAGACAACGACTGAGGGCTTCTGAATATCGGCCTACCAGATCGGATGAGCTTGATATAAAAGAACTTTATCGGCAGGAAATTATACTGGAACCGATAGGGACACGGGTCTTGTTTATGATGCAACCTCTTGTCGCTATGGATATGCTCAGTGACAGTAAAGACTATCTGAATCCGGAAACCGATGAAGTACGTCAAAAACAATTCCCGGGAAAAGAGGGGAACACAAAATACAATATATTTACGGCGAAGAATCCTGACGAAAATAGTGAGCTGGCGAAGTTGTATCGTGAGGGGCTTTATTTAAGATTGCCGAGCAGAGATCTTAAACGACTCATCCAATATTCCAAAGATTTAATTGCAGCTCACCCGGAATTGAAAACGGACACTGAAAAAGCCAGATTTATCGAATCACATTTACGCGATTCTGGCGAATTTAGTTACACTTTAAATATGTCGATTGAAGATCCCACGATTGATCCGGTTGAAGACTTTCTTTTCAATCGTAAGTCAGGACACTGTGAATACTATGCGTCGGCTCTGGCATTAATGTTAAGGGCCATTGGAGTTCCTACGCGTGTTATTACTGGATTCAAAGGGGGCGAACCAAAGTATTTATCAAATCAATTCGAAGTTCAGCAACGTCATGCCCATTCGTGGATCGAGGCCTATCTGGATGATCGTTGGGAAACGATGGATGCGACTCCCGCTTTACAGCGGGCAGAACTTGTCGCAAAGAATGCCGCTTCATTGGGTAGTTGGCGAGGAGCCAGCAAAATGCTGACCCAATTCTGGAACGATTATGTGATTGGGGTTTCCTATCAACGTCAAAAGCGTGCTTTTTATGACCCGATTATCAGAGCCGGAAAAAAACTGGGAAAACAGCTTTTGGATATTCGCGCTACCATTGCCGCTGCCATGAAAACGGTCAAAAGCTTTCTCTCTTCCCCCCGCCGTTGGTTTAGCTGGGAGGGAGGCGCAGCCGTCTTTATTCTCGCCGGTTTGTTTTTTGGTCTGAAATGGTTATTGAAAATAAGCATCAAGCTGTTCCGGTTCCTGTTCAATAAAGAAACAGATCAATCTGGGGCATTGCGCTCTGCGAATATTGCCTTCTATGCGAAGTTTCAAGCATTGCTTGAGAAGAAAGGGCTTGTTCGTGGTTGTTCAGAAACGCAGAAAGAGTTTTCAGATCACGTCAAAACCGACTTACGGACCGAACTGACTGATGCACAGATCACCGATTATCCAGACCAGTTTACAGAACTCTATTACCAGGTCCGGTACGGAGATCACACTCTAGAACCGCGCGTCACAGATGAAATTCAACAAAAATTGACGACTCTCGAATCTGTTTTACTGAAAGATGAACAAACACAAAATTGA
- a CDS encoding ABC transporter ATP-binding protein — MTDTATLLDINGLKTYFHTGRGLVKAVEDLTVKIEKGKTLGLVGESGSGKSVTSLSIMKLLPETAAKIDAGSISFLGKDLVKLSDPEMRNIRGRDISMIFQEPGTSLNPVFRVGKQVMETIMLHQKVTAAEAKQRTIELFHEVGILDPERRFSSYPHEMSGGQKQRVMIAMALSCNPELLIADEPTTALDVTIQAQILNLLRKLRDERGMSVLFITHDLSVIAEIADDVAVMFRGKLVEYKPVLDIFENPEHPYTKGLLACRPALDTTFKRLPTVSDFMDFEETETGEYLIEEKEFDKSQFNDLTSHGRQRLLHPLSELKTMGYQAADVKALPESQLVKEGEAPILSLDQLQVYYPIKSGILRRTVDHVKAVDGISLNIYRGQTLGLVGESGCGKTTTGKAIVGLAPVTDGKILFEGNDLAHMSRGGRKPFRRKVQIIFQDPYSSLNPRMMVSTIITESMIAHNLGASKQDRRDRAASLLEEVGLPVEYLDRYPHEFSGGQRQRISIARALAVEPEFIICDESVSALDVSVQAQVLNLLKDLQEQYNLTYIFISHDLSVVKFMSDMMAVMNQGKLVELGPSEMIYQNPQQGYTRKLIESIPTDDLMQIKKRVNDRKKQAFKA, encoded by the coding sequence ATGACAGACACCGCGACTTTACTCGATATCAATGGTTTAAAAACCTATTTTCACACAGGCCGTGGCCTAGTGAAAGCAGTTGAGGATTTGACGGTCAAAATCGAAAAAGGGAAAACTCTGGGACTGGTGGGGGAATCCGGCTCAGGAAAGTCTGTCACTTCGCTATCGATTATGAAGCTGTTGCCTGAGACCGCTGCCAAGATTGATGCAGGCTCAATATCGTTTCTGGGAAAAGATCTGGTGAAATTATCAGATCCGGAAATGCGGAATATTCGCGGCCGTGATATCAGCATGATTTTCCAGGAACCCGGGACATCACTAAACCCTGTGTTTCGCGTTGGGAAACAGGTGATGGAAACCATTATGCTGCACCAGAAGGTCACTGCGGCTGAAGCAAAGCAACGTACCATTGAACTGTTTCACGAAGTCGGGATTCTGGATCCGGAACGCCGATTTTCGAGTTATCCGCATGAGATGTCGGGGGGACAGAAACAACGGGTGATGATTGCCATGGCATTAAGTTGCAACCCTGAATTACTCATTGCTGATGAGCCCACAACGGCACTGGATGTTACGATTCAGGCACAAATCCTGAATCTGCTTCGGAAGTTGCGTGATGAACGGGGAATGTCCGTTTTATTTATCACCCATGATTTAAGTGTGATTGCGGAAATTGCAGATGATGTCGCAGTCATGTTCCGTGGCAAATTAGTGGAATACAAGCCTGTGCTTGACATATTCGAAAACCCGGAGCATCCCTACACAAAAGGCTTATTGGCCTGTCGACCGGCTTTAGATACGACTTTTAAGCGTCTGCCAACCGTTTCTGATTTCATGGATTTTGAAGAAACAGAGACAGGCGAGTATCTCATCGAGGAAAAGGAATTTGATAAAAGTCAGTTCAATGACTTGACCTCACATGGACGCCAAAGGTTGTTGCATCCCCTTTCCGAGTTGAAAACAATGGGTTACCAGGCGGCTGATGTCAAAGCGCTTCCCGAATCTCAACTGGTCAAAGAAGGGGAGGCCCCCATTTTGAGTCTCGACCAGCTTCAGGTTTATTATCCGATCAAAAGTGGAATTCTTCGTAGAACTGTAGATCACGTGAAGGCCGTTGATGGGATTTCATTAAATATTTATCGTGGTCAGACACTGGGACTCGTAGGGGAATCTGGTTGCGGAAAAACAACAACCGGTAAGGCAATCGTCGGTCTCGCCCCTGTCACGGATGGGAAAATTCTCTTTGAGGGAAACGATCTGGCCCATATGAGCCGGGGAGGCCGAAAACCATTTCGACGTAAGGTCCAGATTATTTTTCAGGACCCTTACAGTTCATTGAATCCTCGCATGATGGTCTCCACCATTATTACCGAATCGATGATCGCGCATAATTTAGGCGCATCCAAACAGGATCGACGCGACCGGGCAGCCTCTCTATTGGAAGAAGTCGGGTTGCCCGTTGAGTACCTGGACCGCTATCCCCACGAGTTTTCAGGAGGGCAGCGTCAAAGAATCTCAATTGCTCGCGCTTTAGCGGTCGAACCGGAATTTATCATTTGCGATGAATCTGTCTCAGCCCTGGATGTCTCAGTACAGGCTCAAGTCTTAAATTTACTCAAAGATTTGCAGGAACAGTATAACCTGACATACATTTTTATCAGCCACGATTTGAGCGTTGTCAAATTTATGTCTGACATGATGGCGGTGATGAATCAGGGAAAACTGGTGGAACTCGGACCGTCAGAAATGATCTATCAGAATCCCCAACAGGGGTATACAAGAAAGTTGATCGAATCCATTCCCACTGATGACTTGATGCAAATCAAGAAGAGGGTTAATGATAGGAAAAAACAGGCATTTAAAGCGTAA